A single window of Athene noctua chromosome 1, bAthNoc1.hap1.1, whole genome shotgun sequence DNA harbors:
- the DNAJB13 gene encoding dnaJ homolog subfamily B member 13 isoform X2, whose amino-acid sequence MGQDYYAVLGLGRGATDADIKKAYRKLALKNHPLKCKEPWAPERFRQLAEAYDVLSDPMKKGIYDKFGEEGLKGGVPLEFGDENPWAAGYVFHNNPDKVFREFFGGDNPFAEFFAEDGSELILPFGGLRGRGAMKQDPPIVRDLYLSLEDLFYGCTRKIRISRRVMNEDGQTSTIRDKILVIDVQPGWKQGTRITFEKEGDQGPNVIPADITFVVQEKLHPRFKRANDNLIYVATILLAEALTGCTVDVRTLDRRHLKIPINDIVDSPQYCKRVPGEGMPLLQDPRRKGDLFIYFNIRFPQKLTPEKKKLLKNALLP is encoded by the exons CTATCGGAAACTGGCCCTGAAGAACCACCCTTTGAAATGCAAGGAGCCTTGGGCACCGGAGAGGTTCAGGCAACTGGCAGAGGCCTACGATGTGCTCAGCGACC CCATGAAGAAAGGCATCTACGACAAGTTTGGAGAAGAGGGTCTCAAAGGCGGCGTCCCCTTGGAGTTTGGTGACGAGAACCCCTGGGCCGCTGGCTACGTGTTTCACAACAACCCCGACAAAGTCTTCAGGGAGTTCTTTGGTGGAGACAACCCCTTTGCGG AGTTCTTTGCCGAGGATGGCTCTGAGCTGATCCTGCCCTTCGGGGGGCTGCGAGGACGAGGAGCAATGAAGCAAGACCCCCCAATTGTGAGGGACCTCTACCTCTCCCTCGAAGACCTGTTCTACGGCTGCACCAGGAAGATTAGGATCTCCCGCAGG GTGATGAACGAGGATGGTCAGACGAGCACCATCAGAGATAAGATCCTAGTGATCGATGTGCAGCCGGGGTGGAAGCAGGGCACCAGGATCACCTTCGAGAAGGAAGGAGACCAG GGCCCAAACGTCATTCCAGCTGACATCACCTTTGTTGTCCAAGAGAAACTCCACCCCAGGTTTAAAAGAGCCAATGACAACCTCATTTACGTTGCTACCATCCTCCTGGCAGAG gcgCTGACCGGCTGCACCGTGGACGTGAGGACGTTGGACAGGAGGCACCTGAAAATCCCCATCAACGACATCGTGGA CAG CCCCCAGTACTGCAAAAGGGTGCCAGGGGAGGGGATGCCACTGCTCCAGGACCCCCGCCGCAAGGGCGACCTCTTCATCTATTTCAACATCCGTTTCCCCCAGAAGCTCACGCCTGAGAAGAAAAAACTCTTGAAAAATGCCCTCCTGCCCTAG
- the DNAJB13 gene encoding dnaJ homolog subfamily B member 13 isoform X1, whose amino-acid sequence MGQDYYAVLGLGRGATDADIKKAYRKLALKNHPLKCKEPWAPERFRQLAEAYDVLSDPMKKGIYDKFGEEGLKGGVPLEFGDENPWAAGYVFHNNPDKVFREFFGGDNPFAEFFAEDGSELILPFGGLRGRGAMKQDPPIVRDLYLSLEDLFYGCTRKIRISRRVMNEDGQTSTIRDKILVIDVQPGWKQGTRITFEKEGDQGPNVIPADITFVVQEKLHPRFKRANDNLIYVATILLAEALTGCTVDVRTLDRRHLKIPINDIVDPQYCKRVPGEGMPLLQDPRRKGDLFIYFNIRFPQKLTPEKKKLLKNALLP is encoded by the exons CTATCGGAAACTGGCCCTGAAGAACCACCCTTTGAAATGCAAGGAGCCTTGGGCACCGGAGAGGTTCAGGCAACTGGCAGAGGCCTACGATGTGCTCAGCGACC CCATGAAGAAAGGCATCTACGACAAGTTTGGAGAAGAGGGTCTCAAAGGCGGCGTCCCCTTGGAGTTTGGTGACGAGAACCCCTGGGCCGCTGGCTACGTGTTTCACAACAACCCCGACAAAGTCTTCAGGGAGTTCTTTGGTGGAGACAACCCCTTTGCGG AGTTCTTTGCCGAGGATGGCTCTGAGCTGATCCTGCCCTTCGGGGGGCTGCGAGGACGAGGAGCAATGAAGCAAGACCCCCCAATTGTGAGGGACCTCTACCTCTCCCTCGAAGACCTGTTCTACGGCTGCACCAGGAAGATTAGGATCTCCCGCAGG GTGATGAACGAGGATGGTCAGACGAGCACCATCAGAGATAAGATCCTAGTGATCGATGTGCAGCCGGGGTGGAAGCAGGGCACCAGGATCACCTTCGAGAAGGAAGGAGACCAG GGCCCAAACGTCATTCCAGCTGACATCACCTTTGTTGTCCAAGAGAAACTCCACCCCAGGTTTAAAAGAGCCAATGACAACCTCATTTACGTTGCTACCATCCTCCTGGCAGAG gcgCTGACCGGCTGCACCGTGGACGTGAGGACGTTGGACAGGAGGCACCTGAAAATCCCCATCAACGACATCGTGGA CCCCCAGTACTGCAAAAGGGTGCCAGGGGAGGGGATGCCACTGCTCCAGGACCCCCGCCGCAAGGGCGACCTCTTCATCTATTTCAACATCCGTTTCCCCCAGAAGCTCACGCCTGAGAAGAAAAAACTCTTGAAAAATGCCCTCCTGCCCTAG
- the DNAJB13 gene encoding dnaJ homolog subfamily B member 13 isoform X3, translating into MGQDYYAVLGLGRGATDADIKKAYRKLALKNHPLKCKEPWAPERFRQLAEAYDVLSDQFFAEDGSELILPFGGLRGRGAMKQDPPIVRDLYLSLEDLFYGCTRKIRISRRVMNEDGQTSTIRDKILVIDVQPGWKQGTRITFEKEGDQGPNVIPADITFVVQEKLHPRFKRANDNLIYVATILLAEALTGCTVDVRTLDRRHLKIPINDIVDPQYCKRVPGEGMPLLQDPRRKGDLFIYFNIRFPQKLTPEKKKLLKNALLP; encoded by the exons CTATCGGAAACTGGCCCTGAAGAACCACCCTTTGAAATGCAAGGAGCCTTGGGCACCGGAGAGGTTCAGGCAACTGGCAGAGGCCTACGATGTGCTCAGCGACC AGTTCTTTGCCGAGGATGGCTCTGAGCTGATCCTGCCCTTCGGGGGGCTGCGAGGACGAGGAGCAATGAAGCAAGACCCCCCAATTGTGAGGGACCTCTACCTCTCCCTCGAAGACCTGTTCTACGGCTGCACCAGGAAGATTAGGATCTCCCGCAGG GTGATGAACGAGGATGGTCAGACGAGCACCATCAGAGATAAGATCCTAGTGATCGATGTGCAGCCGGGGTGGAAGCAGGGCACCAGGATCACCTTCGAGAAGGAAGGAGACCAG GGCCCAAACGTCATTCCAGCTGACATCACCTTTGTTGTCCAAGAGAAACTCCACCCCAGGTTTAAAAGAGCCAATGACAACCTCATTTACGTTGCTACCATCCTCCTGGCAGAG gcgCTGACCGGCTGCACCGTGGACGTGAGGACGTTGGACAGGAGGCACCTGAAAATCCCCATCAACGACATCGTGGA CCCCCAGTACTGCAAAAGGGTGCCAGGGGAGGGGATGCCACTGCTCCAGGACCCCCGCCGCAAGGGCGACCTCTTCATCTATTTCAACATCCGTTTCCCCCAGAAGCTCACGCCTGAGAAGAAAAAACTCTTGAAAAATGCCCTCCTGCCCTAG
- the LOC141966442 gene encoding putative mitochondrial transporter UCP3 isoform X2, with translation MVGLKPPEVPPTAAVKFVSAGMAACIADLCTFPLDTAKVRLQIQGEVRIPRSGGAVEYRGVLGTLSTMVRTEGPRSLYSGLVAGLQRQMSFASIRIGLYDSVKQLYTPKGAESTGLGARVLAGCTTGAVAVTCAQPTDVVKVRFQATGALPDGTRRYSGTVAAYRTIAREEGVRGLWRGTLPNIARNAIINCGELVTYDLVKDTLLRAQLMTDNVPCHFVAAFGAGFCATVVASPVDVVKTRYMNASPGQYRNVLSCLLALLMQDGLAGFYKGFVPSFLRLGSWNVVMFVSYEQLQRAVVLARPGPS, from the exons ATGGTGGGTCTGAAGCCCCCCGAGGTTCCCCCGACAGCCGCCGTGAAGTTCGTCAGCGCCGGGATGGCCGCCTGCATCGCCGACCTCTGCACCTTCCCCCTGGACACCGCCAAAGTGCGGCTGCAG ATCCAAGGGGAGGTGCGGATCCCCCGGAGCGGCGGCGCCGTGGAGTACCGGGGCGTTCTGGGGACGCTGAGCACCATGGTGAGGACAGAGGGACCCCGGAGCCTCTACAGCGGGCTGGTGGCCGGGCTGCAGCGGCAGATGAGCTTCGCCTCCATCCGCATCGGGCTGTACGACTCCGTCAAGCAGCTCTACACCCCCAAAGGGGCTGAGA GCACAGGGCTGGGAGCGCGGGTGCTGGCGGGCTGCACCACGGGGGCGGTGGCGGTGACGTGCGCCCAACCCACCGACGTGGTCAAGGTCAGGTTCCAGGCGACCGGGGCGCTGCCGGACGGCACCCGGCGGTACAGCGGCACCGTGGCCGCCTACCGCACCATCGCCAGGGAGGAGGGAGTCCGCGGGCTCTGGAGAG GGACGCTGCCCAACATCGCCCGTAACGCCATCATCAACTGCGGGGAGCTCGTCACCTACGACCTCGTTAAGGACACGCTGCTGCGGGCGCAGCTGATGACGG ACAACGTCCCCTGTCACTTCGTGGCCGCTTTCGGGGCCGGTTTTTGCGCCACAGTGGTGGCCTCGCCCGTGGACGTGGTGAAGACGCGGTACATGAACGCCAGCCCCGGGCAGTACCGCAACGTGCTCAGCTGCCTCCTGGCCCTGCTCATGCAGGACGGCCTGGCCGGCTTCTACAAAGG GTTTGTCCCCTCCTTCCTGCGCCTCGGCTCCTGGAACGTGGTGATGTTTGTCTCCTACGAGCAGCTGCAGCGTGCGGTGGTGTTGGCCCGGCCAGGCCCCTCCTGA
- the LOC141966442 gene encoding putative mitochondrial transporter UCP3 isoform X1 — MEAVSGDAKCRQPERGVGAGGASAQERSLSATMVGLKPPEVPPTAAVKFVSAGMAACIADLCTFPLDTAKVRLQIQGEVRIPRSGGAVEYRGVLGTLSTMVRTEGPRSLYSGLVAGLQRQMSFASIRIGLYDSVKQLYTPKGAESTGLGARVLAGCTTGAVAVTCAQPTDVVKVRFQATGALPDGTRRYSGTVAAYRTIAREEGVRGLWRGTLPNIARNAIINCGELVTYDLVKDTLLRAQLMTDNVPCHFVAAFGAGFCATVVASPVDVVKTRYMNASPGQYRNVLSCLLALLMQDGLAGFYKGFVPSFLRLGSWNVVMFVSYEQLQRAVVLARPGPS, encoded by the exons ATGGAAGCT GTCAGCGGTGACGCGAAGTGCCGGCAGCCCGAGCGTGGTGTCGGCGCCGGAGGAGCCTCTGCCCAGGAGAGAAG CCTCTCTGCCACGATGGTGGGTCTGAAGCCCCCCGAGGTTCCCCCGACAGCCGCCGTGAAGTTCGTCAGCGCCGGGATGGCCGCCTGCATCGCCGACCTCTGCACCTTCCCCCTGGACACCGCCAAAGTGCGGCTGCAG ATCCAAGGGGAGGTGCGGATCCCCCGGAGCGGCGGCGCCGTGGAGTACCGGGGCGTTCTGGGGACGCTGAGCACCATGGTGAGGACAGAGGGACCCCGGAGCCTCTACAGCGGGCTGGTGGCCGGGCTGCAGCGGCAGATGAGCTTCGCCTCCATCCGCATCGGGCTGTACGACTCCGTCAAGCAGCTCTACACCCCCAAAGGGGCTGAGA GCACAGGGCTGGGAGCGCGGGTGCTGGCGGGCTGCACCACGGGGGCGGTGGCGGTGACGTGCGCCCAACCCACCGACGTGGTCAAGGTCAGGTTCCAGGCGACCGGGGCGCTGCCGGACGGCACCCGGCGGTACAGCGGCACCGTGGCCGCCTACCGCACCATCGCCAGGGAGGAGGGAGTCCGCGGGCTCTGGAGAG GGACGCTGCCCAACATCGCCCGTAACGCCATCATCAACTGCGGGGAGCTCGTCACCTACGACCTCGTTAAGGACACGCTGCTGCGGGCGCAGCTGATGACGG ACAACGTCCCCTGTCACTTCGTGGCCGCTTTCGGGGCCGGTTTTTGCGCCACAGTGGTGGCCTCGCCCGTGGACGTGGTGAAGACGCGGTACATGAACGCCAGCCCCGGGCAGTACCGCAACGTGCTCAGCTGCCTCCTGGCCCTGCTCATGCAGGACGGCCTGGCCGGCTTCTACAAAGG GTTTGTCCCCTCCTTCCTGCGCCTCGGCTCCTGGAACGTGGTGATGTTTGTCTCCTACGAGCAGCTGCAGCGTGCGGTGGTGTTGGCCCGGCCAGGCCCCTCCTGA